Proteins from a single region of Xenopus laevis strain J_2021 chromosome 9_10S, Xenopus_laevis_v10.1, whole genome shotgun sequence:
- the ag1.S gene encoding anterior gradient protein 2 precursor, with protein MQTGLSLACLVLLCSVLGEAALRKPKRQAGATDTNGAAKSEPAPVKTKGLKTLDRGWGEDIEWAQTYEEGLAKARENNKPLMVIHHLEDCPYSIALKKAFVADKMAQKLAQEDFIMLNLVHPVADENQSPDGHYVPRVIFIDPSLTVRSDLKGRYGNKLYAYDADDIPELITNMKKAKSFLKTEL; from the exons ATGCAGACTGGCCTGTCACTTGCTTGCCTTGTCCTCCTGTGCTCGGTGCTGGGAGAAGCTGCCCTTAGAAAACCAAAGAGACAGGCAGGGGCAACTGATACCAATGGTGCTGCCAAGTCTGAGCCTGCCCCTGTGAAAACTAAAGGCCTGAAAACTCTGGACAGAG GTTGGGGAGAAGACATTGAGTGGGCACAGACATATGAAGAGGGCCTGGCCAAAGCTAGAGAAAA CAACAAACCTCTGATGGTAATTCACCACCTGGAAGATTGTCCTTACAGCATAG CACTTAAAAAGGCTTTTGTTGCTGACAAAATGGCACAGAAACTGGCTCAGGAAGATTTTATCATGTTGAATTTGGTg CATCCAGTAGCTGATGAAAACCAGTCTCCAGATGGACATTACGTGCCAAGGGTCATCTTTATTG ATCCATCCCTGACTGTCCGATCAGACCTTAAAGGGAGATATGGAAACAAACTCTACGCCTATGATGCTGATGATATTCCTGAGT TGATTACAAACATGAAGAAAGCTAAAAGTTTCCTGAAAACTGAGCTTTAA